From a single Alkalihalophilus pseudofirmus genomic region:
- a CDS encoding aspartyl-phosphate phosphatase Spo0E family protein gives MLTIKIELKRRQMFKLAKKYGFTSPQTVKCSQELDDLLNQVQFKQNPETDMKGV, from the coding sequence ATGCTAACTATAAAAATTGAATTAAAGCGCAGACAAATGTTTAAGCTAGCAAAAAAATACGGATTCACGTCTCCACAAACAGTTAAATGCAGCCAAGAACTTGATGACCTTTTAAACCAAGTACAATTTAAACAAAATCCAGAGACAGATATGAAAGGTGTCTAA
- a CDS encoding YhcN/YlaJ family sporulation lipoprotein, protein MDMMVPDAAPKGLTDSTARLTTHYDYVSGNRDLGMKHEGVNHMGRRIENSRPGILRDKVRYSNRTKRDMISGQSILTKQQGQDDLKQTLENLEEVNKVYMLSDDQTLVIGVAADNQNLKSLQDMIEGMAESYYPKHEIIVTSDRQFLRRMERLSHQ, encoded by the coding sequence ATGGATATGATGGTTCCGGATGCTGCCCCGAAAGGCTTAACCGATTCAACAGCGAGGCTTACTACCCATTATGACTATGTTTCAGGCAACCGGGATTTAGGGATGAAGCATGAGGGTGTTAATCATATGGGCCGTAGAATTGAAAACAGCAGGCCTGGGATTTTAAGAGATAAGGTGAGATATTCTAATCGTACAAAACGGGATATGATTAGCGGTCAATCGATTTTAACTAAACAGCAAGGCCAAGATGATTTAAAGCAGACACTTGAAAACCTTGAAGAGGTAAATAAAGTATATATGCTATCAGATGATCAAACATTGGTCATAGGTGTTGCAGCAGATAACCAAAATCTTAAATCCCTGCAGGATATGATTGAAGGGATGGCAGAGAGCTATTACCCGAAACACGAAATTATAGTGACAAGCGATCGCCAGTTTCTAAGGAGAATGGAGCGATTGTCTCATCAATAA
- a CDS encoding Cof-type HAD-IIB family hydrolase, with translation MKMIAIDMDGTLLDDERKVTVENVKAIKEAQKRGIEVVIATGRDDKEARIPLDEAKLTCPVISVNGAEVQSADGKVLDVYSLDNETVKKASEILHRHEVYFELYTNKGAFTDDYEKGIETVIDVLLSSGSTDSLDHMREIAEERYETGAVSHIENYQALFDDPTISFYKLLAFTKDDQKRTKAKHELEEMDHLAISSSASDNLEITHCEAQKGRAVKRYAAGLDIPMEEVMVIGDNGNDLSMFKVAGHAVAMGNAIEEVKSLAQELTDTNDNSGVAKAIYNILS, from the coding sequence ATGAAAATGATCGCAATTGATATGGATGGAACATTATTAGATGATGAACGCAAGGTAACAGTTGAGAATGTTAAGGCGATAAAAGAGGCACAAAAACGCGGAATTGAAGTAGTGATTGCCACAGGCCGAGATGATAAAGAAGCAAGAATCCCTTTAGATGAAGCAAAACTTACCTGTCCGGTTATCAGTGTAAACGGAGCAGAAGTTCAATCTGCTGATGGAAAAGTCTTAGATGTTTATTCCCTTGATAATGAAACCGTAAAAAAGGCTTCAGAAATTTTACATAGACATGAAGTGTATTTCGAATTATATACAAATAAAGGTGCTTTTACAGATGATTATGAAAAAGGAATTGAAACAGTCATCGATGTATTACTGTCTTCTGGGTCTACAGACAGCTTAGATCATATGAGAGAAATTGCGGAAGAAAGATATGAAACAGGTGCTGTGTCGCATATTGAGAATTATCAAGCACTATTCGATGATCCAACGATCTCATTTTATAAGCTACTGGCTTTTACGAAAGATGACCAAAAGCGAACTAAGGCTAAACATGAATTAGAGGAGATGGACCATTTAGCCATCAGCTCTTCAGCTTCTGATAACCTTGAAATCACTCATTGTGAGGCACAAAAAGGCAGAGCAGTTAAACGATATGCGGCTGGTCTCGATATTCCAATGGAGGAAGTTATGGTGATTGGTGACAACGGTAATGACCTTTCTATGTTTAAAGTAGCTGGCCATGCAGTAGCTATGGGTAATGCGATTGAAGAAGTAAAGAGCCTTGCTCAAGAATTGACAGACACGAATGATAATAGTGGCGTCGCTAAAGCCATTTATAACATTTTATCTTAA
- a CDS encoding YbgA family protein, translating into MRSFAKPRVVVSKCLEFEACRYNGEKIPDKLIEKLSPYVEFIPVCPEVEIGLGTPREVIRLVASGDEARLKQPETGRDLTEQMEEYSNDFLSELEEVDGFILKTRSPSCGLYDAKVYSGLEKSPVVRTEAGLFANKVKEHFPKAAKEDEGRLKNFIVREHFLTRLFTVAEFKEVKKSHSISKLMQFQAKNKYLFMACNQDSMRRLGRIVANHEKLEDGEVFDLYEEELDELFNRMPKPSDHINVCQHVFGYFSKHLTKAEKDHFLQALDQFKDQKIPLSSLLTMLRSWSYRFENDYLLSQNYFSPYPEALVAISDSGKGRSLS; encoded by the coding sequence ATGCGTTCGTTCGCTAAGCCAAGAGTGGTGGTTAGTAAATGTCTCGAGTTTGAGGCATGCCGGTATAACGGGGAAAAAATCCCGGATAAGTTAATTGAGAAATTATCTCCATATGTCGAATTTATACCTGTTTGTCCAGAAGTTGAAATTGGACTAGGTACTCCAAGAGAAGTCATCCGTCTTGTAGCAAGCGGAGATGAAGCAAGACTTAAACAACCTGAAACAGGTCGTGATCTTACCGAACAAATGGAGGAGTATTCAAATGACTTTTTGAGTGAACTTGAAGAGGTTGATGGATTTATACTCAAAACAAGAAGCCCTAGCTGCGGTTTATATGATGCGAAAGTGTACAGCGGCCTTGAAAAATCTCCTGTTGTAAGAACAGAAGCCGGCTTGTTTGCTAACAAAGTAAAAGAGCATTTTCCAAAAGCAGCTAAAGAAGATGAAGGAAGGTTAAAGAATTTTATTGTTCGTGAACACTTTTTAACAAGATTGTTTACAGTTGCTGAATTCAAAGAAGTGAAGAAGAGTCATTCGATTTCAAAACTGATGCAGTTTCAAGCAAAAAATAAATATTTATTCATGGCTTGTAATCAAGACTCTATGAGGAGACTTGGGAGGATTGTAGCGAACCATGAAAAACTTGAAGATGGAGAAGTATTTGACCTCTATGAAGAAGAGCTTGATGAGTTATTTAACCGCATGCCAAAACCAAGTGACCACATTAATGTATGTCAACATGTTTTCGGCTATTTTTCTAAGCATTTAACAAAAGCTGAAAAAGACCATTTCCTGCAAGCTCTTGATCAGTTTAAAGACCAAAAAATTCCTCTCAGCAGTCTATTAACTATGCTCCGTTCCTGGAGTTATCGATTTGAAAATGATTATTTACTGTCCCAAAACTATTTTAGCCCATATCCTGAGGCTCTTGTGGCGATTTCTGATTCAGGAAAGGGAAGAAGCTTATCATGA
- a CDS encoding cold-shock protein — protein MTQTGTVKWFNAEKGFGFIEVEGGNDVFVHFSAITGEGFKSLDEGQAVEFEIVEGDRGPQAANVVKR, from the coding sequence ATGACACAAACTGGTACAGTAAAATGGTTTAATGCAGAAAAAGGATTCGGTTTTATCGAAGTTGAAGGCGGAAACGATGTATTCGTACACTTCAGCGCTATCACTGGTGAAGGATTTAAATCTCTTGACGAAGGTCAAGCTGTTGAGTTCGAAATCGTTGAAGGCGATCGCGGACCTCAAGCTGCTAACGTTGTAAAACGCTAA
- a CDS encoding AbgT family transporter produces the protein MEKGKKQGAFNKFLTFIEVTGNKLPHPITLFAILAVLVVFASAILSSLNISVESPAEPGVEVTITNLLSSEGIHYIVTNMVSNFINFAPLGVVLATMIGIGVAERSGLISAALRGLVTSVPKRLITAALVFAGIMSSVASDAGYVVLPPLGALLFIALGRHPLAGLAAAFAGVSAGFSANLFLSATDPMLGELTRQAAATFDPAYAETINIAMNYYFIMVSVFVLTIAGTFVTEKLVEPRLGSYKKTESDEAEKIDYLSSNEKKALLWSGISMLATIAVMALLIVPEWGPLRGDGPNPVVNSPFMRSLGPVILFVFLIPGIVYGVMTKTIKNDKDVANQMSDTMASMGMFIVLAFTAGQFVAFFNETNMGLVLGVYGAEFLQSVQFTGIPLVIAFMIVAGFINLFIGSASAKWAIMAPVFIPIMMQLGYSPELTQMAYRIADSTTNIISPLMTYFAIIIAFAQKYDKKMGIGTLISVMLPYSIVFSIVWALMLIVWMLLGIDLGPASPIHYP, from the coding sequence ATGGAAAAAGGTAAAAAGCAAGGTGCCTTTAATAAATTTTTAACTTTTATTGAAGTCACCGGTAACAAACTGCCTCACCCAATTACGCTGTTTGCGATCCTTGCGGTGCTGGTTGTTTTCGCTTCTGCTATTCTCTCAAGCTTGAATATAAGCGTAGAGAGCCCAGCTGAACCTGGTGTAGAAGTGACTATTACAAACTTACTTTCATCAGAGGGCATACATTATATTGTCACTAATATGGTAAGTAACTTTATCAATTTCGCTCCACTCGGGGTCGTACTTGCGACGATGATCGGGATCGGGGTCGCTGAGCGCAGCGGATTAATAAGTGCAGCACTAAGAGGACTTGTAACATCCGTGCCAAAGCGTTTAATTACAGCAGCACTTGTATTTGCTGGAATTATGTCAAGTGTGGCATCTGATGCAGGTTATGTTGTCTTACCGCCGCTTGGTGCATTATTATTCATCGCTTTAGGAAGACACCCGCTGGCGGGTCTTGCAGCTGCTTTTGCTGGGGTTTCTGCTGGATTCAGTGCTAACTTGTTCTTATCGGCAACAGATCCAATGCTTGGGGAATTAACAAGACAAGCCGCTGCAACATTTGATCCAGCTTACGCTGAAACGATTAATATTGCCATGAACTATTACTTCATTATGGTTTCAGTATTTGTATTAACAATCGCTGGTACATTCGTTACAGAGAAGCTAGTTGAACCTCGCTTAGGGTCATATAAAAAGACAGAATCTGACGAAGCTGAAAAGATTGACTACTTAAGCTCTAATGAGAAGAAAGCATTACTGTGGTCTGGTATTTCTATGTTGGCAACAATCGCTGTAATGGCTTTATTAATTGTGCCAGAATGGGGCCCGCTTCGCGGAGATGGTCCTAACCCAGTTGTAAACTCGCCATTTATGCGTTCATTAGGTCCTGTCATCTTATTTGTGTTCTTAATTCCAGGTATTGTTTACGGAGTTATGACGAAAACGATTAAAAACGATAAAGATGTTGCAAACCAAATGTCAGATACAATGGCTTCAATGGGGATGTTTATTGTACTCGCATTTACCGCAGGTCAATTTGTTGCTTTCTTTAACGAAACAAACATGGGCCTCGTACTTGGAGTATATGGTGCTGAATTCTTACAAAGTGTTCAATTCACCGGTATTCCGCTCGTCATTGCTTTTATGATCGTAGCTGGTTTTATCAACCTGTTTATCGGAAGCGCATCAGCCAAGTGGGCAATTATGGCTCCGGTATTCATACCAATCATGATGCAGCTTGGATATTCACCAGAATTAACTCAAATGGCATATCGTATTGCCGACTCAACAACAAATATCATTTCTCCTCTTATGACATACTTTGCAATTATTATTGCCTTCGCTCAAAAGTATGATAAAAAAATGGGAATTGGTACGTTGATTTCAGTAATGCTGCCATACTCAATTGTCTTCTCAATCGTATGGGCTCTTATGTTAATTGTGTGGATGCTTCTAGGGATCGACCTTGGACCAGCTTCGCCAATTCACTACCCATAA
- a CDS encoding cold-shock protein, with the protein MLEGTVKWFNAEKGFGFIEREGGDDVFVHFSAIQIDGFKTLEEGQAVTFEIVEGNRGEQAANVQKA; encoded by the coding sequence ATGTTAGAAGGTACAGTAAAATGGTTTAACGCAGAAAAAGGTTTCGGTTTCATCGAGCGCGAAGGTGGAGACGATGTATTCGTTCACTTCTCAGCGATCCAAATTGATGGTTTCAAAACTCTTGAAGAAGGTCAAGCAGTAACATTTGAAATCGTTGAAGGTAACCGTGGCGAGCAAGCTGCTAACGTTCAAAAAGCATAA
- a CDS encoding MerR family transcriptional regulator has translation MCMYKIRGLAEEFQVTTRTIRYYEELNLLTPKRSSGNQRIYTKKDHVRLRLILRGKRYGFTLEEIKEMIGLFEEDSTGTKQLSRTILYGEKKIKEIECRMSELEQLKSEMTDMLTDLKARLCQKGLSQK, from the coding sequence CTGTGCATGTACAAGATTAGGGGGCTCGCAGAAGAGTTTCAGGTGACGACAAGAACAATCAGGTATTATGAAGAGCTGAATTTACTTACCCCTAAACGATCAAGCGGGAATCAGCGTATCTATACAAAAAAAGATCATGTACGTCTGAGGCTAATTCTTAGAGGAAAAAGATATGGATTTACATTAGAGGAAATTAAAGAAATGATTGGGTTGTTTGAAGAGGATTCAACCGGGACAAAGCAATTGTCACGAACTATTTTATATGGAGAAAAAAAGATTAAAGAAATTGAGTGCAGGATGAGTGAGCTTGAACAATTAAAAAGTGAAATGACAGACATGTTAACAGATCTAAAAGCAAGGTTGTGCCAGAAAGGTTTATCTCAAAAATGA
- a CDS encoding acyl-CoA dehydrogenase family protein, whose product MNFYQNDPVLKKILKAHLDSRMFNWADKQLESFGEMCGTVIDERAKHTDREGQPKLVKYNQFGEDISHIWVNEGYKQTVRETYQTGIVGYVHKKIPELNTKGNYMYSYAQGYLLSQSEPGFYCPVTLSMATALLLEKYANEDVKERFLPHVLSTGESELYEGATFLTERQGGSDVGANEVAAVKNGDHYLISGEKYFASNAGVCGVAMVLARGDGSSSGTKGLSLFAVPWRLEGGELNGISIRRLKDKLGVRAVPSAEVEFTNAKAYLVGDESKGIYYMMEALNLSRICNAVASIGIMRRAYQEALRYAFKREAFKKQLIDYPMVQESLLALCVKHEVETVAIFDLIKEYDLLMNDDQKDQKDHEQAAYVRLLIAILKKETAEQAIHFSHEAIELLGGNGYIEDFVTPRLLRDAQVLTVWEGTANILGLELLRLMKKTHVHKQFSKRIKAFVESDLKQFEQEKEILSKELHALNRMTTYIERADEETQTYYAKKIAVKMVGIFEAKTAIQWANNGSERERALLKRYMQQTFQHDCSFEDAASLKEDFDKVVLQHAY is encoded by the coding sequence ATGAACTTTTATCAGAATGATCCGGTACTAAAAAAAATTTTAAAGGCACATTTGGATTCACGAATGTTTAATTGGGCTGATAAGCAGCTTGAATCATTTGGTGAAATGTGCGGGACCGTAATTGATGAGCGAGCAAAGCATACAGACCGTGAAGGGCAGCCTAAACTGGTGAAATACAATCAGTTTGGGGAAGACATATCTCATATTTGGGTGAACGAAGGCTATAAGCAAACGGTAAGAGAGACATATCAAACTGGAATTGTTGGGTATGTTCATAAAAAAATACCTGAGCTGAATACAAAAGGAAATTACATGTATTCATATGCACAAGGCTATCTCCTCTCACAATCTGAGCCTGGTTTCTACTGTCCTGTGACCCTCTCAATGGCAACTGCTCTTCTGTTAGAGAAGTACGCAAACGAAGATGTGAAGGAACGTTTTTTACCACATGTATTATCAACGGGTGAATCAGAATTGTATGAAGGGGCAACGTTTCTAACTGAAAGACAAGGCGGCTCTGATGTAGGAGCTAATGAAGTGGCTGCAGTAAAGAACGGGGACCATTATTTGATCAGCGGGGAAAAATATTTTGCTTCAAATGCGGGGGTGTGCGGCGTTGCCATGGTGCTTGCAAGAGGTGATGGAAGCTCATCAGGTACAAAGGGGTTAAGCTTATTTGCTGTACCTTGGAGATTAGAGGGTGGGGAATTAAATGGAATAAGCATCCGCCGTTTAAAAGATAAGCTTGGAGTAAGGGCTGTTCCGTCAGCGGAAGTGGAATTTACCAATGCTAAGGCTTATTTAGTAGGAGATGAATCTAAGGGTATTTATTACATGATGGAAGCGCTTAATTTATCTCGTATTTGTAATGCGGTCGCTTCAATTGGCATTATGAGACGAGCGTATCAAGAGGCCCTTCGTTATGCTTTTAAGCGTGAAGCATTTAAGAAACAGTTAATTGATTACCCAATGGTGCAGGAAAGTCTGCTTGCCTTATGTGTTAAACATGAAGTAGAAACTGTCGCTATCTTTGATTTAATAAAGGAATATGACCTGCTTATGAATGATGATCAAAAGGATCAAAAGGATCATGAACAGGCAGCATATGTCCGGCTGTTGATTGCCATCTTGAAGAAAGAAACAGCTGAACAAGCAATTCATTTTTCACATGAGGCGATAGAACTGCTTGGTGGAAATGGGTATATAGAAGATTTTGTGACACCGAGGCTGTTAAGGGACGCACAGGTCCTGACGGTATGGGAGGGAACGGCTAATATATTGGGACTTGAGTTGTTACGTCTCATGAAGAAAACGCATGTCCATAAGCAATTCAGTAAGCGTATAAAAGCGTTTGTGGAAAGTGATTTGAAGCAGTTTGAGCAGGAGAAAGAGATCTTGTCTAAAGAGCTGCATGCACTAAATCGCATGACCACATATATTGAGCGAGCGGATGAAGAGACACAAACGTATTACGCTAAAAAAATCGCTGTGAAGATGGTTGGGATTTTTGAAGCGAAAACGGCCATCCAGTGGGCAAATAATGGTTCAGAGCGTGAAAGGGCTCTATTAAAACGCTATATGCAGCAGACATTTCAACATGATTGTTCATTTGAAGATGCAGCAAGCTTAAAAGAGGATTTCGATAAAGTGGTCCTGCAGCACGCGTATTAG
- a CDS encoding SEC-C metal-binding domain-containing protein codes for MTIKRNDPCVCGSGKKYKKCCMNKETVKVVAEQRREHYIAKRKQVIEKLRMYVKETFTVKERFMLEKEFDERSNHVVPKELKASFTELWLLFFNKSSKGRLITAFLEERKDLLTAEEYEMIQKWSTLTPRLVQAVDRKESKVTFKDRLNDDVYTMTLTDEGERSFAPWYGTFSLIEDLNQESIFYGVRMFEGPLNLEEAATYVKERAKQTKETVDTLLVNEFPEILSAFIKGQQNEDSNKMKIVKQFKAQWKVENENELITYLEKQPSIYLENWSEKEKMASFILDWYRYTDSEMSGDVLTTEVKSTLKVQDNIVEVEAFDSDSMNEVKNSLNGLTSVSFMNEGTKEWEIPYHAEMKNMLVQMNPELPKHFSLFAQNNIEAQLDKPYSTEEKRTIKELVRADEIEKVEGWLRQSEYNVYIAQKNKLGQVEVTADYNTLREELNLPMSPFVTGGRKRVTKHEHIPTDLDQSEAADGAKAKQEGQALDDAYDEKTALDLYLELETFKEEKTNGKSDATVRKYSNSVEIFAGLLNAMDIKTWSELTKEKWEALLCSKLKETYSTLSKTQSKDFVSVLRAFVKWQDKKEGTSVIEWVTPLLKEVESMYVKQPAAAY; via the coding sequence ATGACAATTAAACGAAATGACCCATGTGTATGCGGCAGCGGCAAGAAGTACAAGAAATGCTGCATGAATAAAGAAACGGTAAAGGTAGTCGCTGAACAACGGCGTGAGCACTATATTGCGAAACGTAAACAAGTGATTGAAAAATTACGTATGTATGTGAAAGAAACATTTACGGTAAAAGAACGTTTTATGCTTGAAAAAGAATTTGATGAACGTTCAAACCATGTTGTTCCAAAGGAATTAAAAGCTTCATTTACAGAGCTGTGGCTGTTGTTTTTCAACAAAAGTTCAAAAGGCCGGTTAATCACGGCATTTTTAGAAGAACGCAAGGATCTTCTTACTGCTGAAGAATATGAGATGATCCAAAAATGGAGCACGTTAACACCGCGTCTTGTTCAAGCAGTTGATCGTAAAGAAAGCAAAGTCACGTTTAAAGATCGTTTAAATGACGATGTATATACAATGACGCTGACAGATGAGGGTGAGCGATCTTTTGCCCCTTGGTATGGAACATTTAGTCTAATCGAAGATCTTAATCAAGAATCTATTTTTTACGGTGTGAGAATGTTTGAAGGACCGTTAAATCTTGAAGAAGCAGCTACTTATGTAAAAGAGAGAGCAAAACAGACAAAAGAAACAGTTGACACGTTGTTAGTGAATGAATTTCCAGAAATATTGTCTGCCTTCATTAAAGGTCAGCAAAATGAAGACTCTAATAAAATGAAAATTGTCAAACAATTCAAGGCACAATGGAAAGTCGAAAATGAGAATGAACTTATAACATACCTAGAAAAACAGCCTTCTATTTATTTAGAGAACTGGTCAGAGAAGGAAAAAATGGCTAGTTTCATTCTTGACTGGTATCGTTATACAGACTCAGAAATGTCTGGTGATGTTCTGACGACTGAAGTAAAAAGCACGCTTAAAGTCCAGGATAACATCGTAGAAGTGGAAGCATTCGATTCTGATTCAATGAACGAGGTCAAAAATAGCTTAAATGGACTTACTTCTGTCTCGTTTATGAATGAGGGCACGAAAGAATGGGAGATTCCATATCATGCCGAAATGAAAAATATGCTTGTGCAAATGAATCCAGAACTTCCAAAGCATTTTTCGCTTTTTGCTCAAAATAATATTGAAGCTCAGCTTGATAAGCCATATTCAACTGAAGAAAAACGTACGATAAAAGAACTTGTTCGTGCTGATGAAATTGAAAAAGTAGAAGGATGGCTGCGTCAATCTGAATACAATGTATACATCGCTCAAAAAAATAAACTTGGACAAGTAGAAGTAACAGCAGACTATAACACGCTTAGAGAAGAGCTGAATCTGCCTATGTCCCCATTTGTAACGGGTGGTCGTAAGAGGGTTACAAAGCATGAACATATCCCAACAGATTTAGATCAGTCTGAAGCTGCGGACGGGGCAAAAGCCAAACAAGAAGGTCAAGCTTTGGATGATGCTTATGATGAGAAAACAGCGTTAGATCTCTATCTTGAGCTAGAAACGTTCAAAGAAGAAAAGACGAACGGAAAGTCTGATGCGACAGTACGAAAGTATTCAAATAGTGTAGAGATCTTTGCTGGCTTATTGAATGCAATGGATATAAAAACGTGGAGTGAGCTTACTAAAGAAAAATGGGAAGCTCTATTATGTTCTAAATTAAAAGAAACCTATTCTACTTTGAGCAAAACGCAGAGTAAGGACTTTGTCAGCGTCCTAAGAGCTTTTGTTAAATGGCAGGATAAAAAAGAGGGCACGTCTGTTATTGAATGGGTAACACCATTATTAAAAGAAGTCGAATCCATGTATGTGAAACAGCCGGCAGCAGCTTACTAA
- a CDS encoding DUF1538 domain-containing protein encodes MEQFMETVKEVVFAVLPITLVIVILQFTLIWLPPEVFIQFLIGVVMVSVGLILFLVGVHVGLLPVGEMIGSILPKSKKIWPIITVGFILGFVVTVAEPDVRVLAQQIDNVSGGEISQMVLISSVALGVGIFVALAMARIIFKIRLKWLLLGGYSVVFLLAAITPNTFIPISFDAGGVTTGPMTVPFILALGVGVASVLRSKSSSSDSFGLVALASIGPIISVQILGVIYG; translated from the coding sequence ATGGAGCAGTTTATGGAAACGGTCAAAGAAGTCGTCTTTGCTGTGCTTCCTATTACCTTAGTTATTGTCATTTTGCAGTTTACTCTTATATGGCTGCCGCCTGAGGTTTTTATACAGTTTCTTATCGGCGTAGTGATGGTCAGTGTCGGTTTGATTCTTTTTTTAGTTGGAGTGCATGTAGGACTTCTTCCGGTAGGAGAAATGATCGGGTCCATTTTGCCTAAATCAAAAAAGATATGGCCGATTATTACAGTCGGCTTTATTTTGGGGTTTGTCGTCACGGTGGCAGAACCTGATGTTCGTGTCCTTGCGCAGCAAATAGATAATGTCTCAGGAGGGGAGATCTCTCAGATGGTGCTGATTTCTTCGGTAGCCTTAGGGGTAGGCATATTTGTTGCTCTTGCTATGGCAAGAATTATTTTTAAGATTCGGTTGAAGTGGCTGTTATTAGGCGGATACAGTGTCGTTTTTCTCCTAGCAGCGATAACCCCTAATACATTTATCCCCATCTCTTTTGATGCTGGCGGGGTGACTACAGGGCCAATGACGGTTCCATTCATCTTAGCCCTTGGAGTAGGTGTGGCCTCTGTTCTTAGAAGCAAGTCTTCATCAAGCGACAGTTTTGGTCTTGTTGCTCTGGCATCAATTGGTCCAATCATTTCGGTGCAGATTTTAGGGGTGATTTACGGGTGA
- a CDS encoding DUF1538 domain-containing protein has product MNITIFEGFTEVLVEVFFALLPLLVFFLVFQFFFLKLEKEKIINIGKGMVLSFFGLALFLQGVHVGFFPAGELMGEVLGGLSYNWILIPIGFVLGFVATFAEPAVRILNEQVEKVSGGYISERVMLYTLSIGVGVSIALSMLRILVGFSLWYYIIPGYILAVILLFLSSNTFSAIAFDSGGVATGPMTVTFILAIAVGVASVTEGRDPLMDGFGMIALVALAPILSVLILGVLFERQGRESNET; this is encoded by the coding sequence GTGAATATTACAATCTTTGAAGGCTTTACAGAGGTGTTGGTAGAAGTATTTTTCGCCCTATTGCCGCTGCTCGTATTCTTTTTAGTTTTTCAGTTTTTCTTTTTAAAACTTGAAAAAGAAAAGATCATAAATATTGGAAAGGGAATGGTTTTATCCTTTTTTGGTTTAGCCTTATTCTTGCAAGGGGTTCATGTTGGCTTTTTTCCTGCAGGAGAGTTGATGGGAGAAGTGCTTGGCGGCCTTTCTTACAACTGGATTTTAATTCCAATCGGGTTTGTTTTAGGATTTGTAGCAACCTTTGCTGAACCTGCTGTACGAATTTTAAATGAGCAAGTAGAAAAGGTTTCAGGTGGCTATATTTCAGAACGTGTGATGCTCTACACCCTATCTATTGGTGTCGGTGTGTCAATTGCTTTATCGATGCTTAGAATTCTTGTAGGTTTCTCGTTATGGTACTACATCATTCCAGGCTATATCTTGGCCGTTATTTTATTGTTTTTATCAAGTAATACGTTCTCTGCCATTGCATTTGATTCAGGCGGAGTGGCAACTGGACCGATGACGGTTACGTTTATTTTAGCGATTGCGGTTGGGGTTGCGTCAGTTACAGAAGGCCGAGACCCGCTCATGGACGGCTTTGGGATGATCGCTTTAGTTGCCCTAGCCCCTATTCTGTCCGTTCTTATATTAGGAGTATTATTTGAGAGGCAGGGGAGGGAGTCGAATGAAACTTAG
- a CDS encoding P-II family nitrogen regulator: protein MKLRREHQLFVSIVKKHQAKKLVLAAKKAGAEGATILYAKGSGIREKKTFLGIPVHYEKEVILTIAKKNVMEQIIYHVTLAGNLNQSGKGIGFVLDLKQLTGIAHLLEDPADAEDTLIEEDEGVMPKEDIPFDLIVTIVKKGDAGKVIDSSLEAGAEGGTVLGGRGSGIHEKASFLNIPIEPEKEVVLTLIHRKKTKEVLHAIELGVGLNQSGKGIAFVLDVDRVVGINHVIDELKQIDE, encoded by the coding sequence ATGAAACTTAGACGTGAGCACCAGCTATTTGTAAGCATTGTAAAGAAACATCAGGCAAAAAAACTGGTGTTGGCAGCGAAAAAAGCAGGTGCAGAAGGGGCAACGATCCTATATGCCAAAGGCAGCGGAATACGTGAGAAAAAAACGTTTTTAGGTATACCGGTTCACTATGAAAAAGAGGTCATTCTAACAATAGCGAAAAAAAATGTCATGGAGCAAATTATTTACCATGTAACGTTGGCAGGCAACCTGAATCAAAGCGGAAAGGGTATAGGCTTTGTTTTGGATTTAAAACAATTAACCGGGATTGCCCATTTATTAGAAGATCCAGCAGATGCAGAAGATACTTTAATAGAGGAGGATGAGGGTGTAATGCCAAAAGAAGACATTCCTTTTGATTTGATTGTAACAATTGTGAAAAAAGGAGATGCAGGTAAAGTTATTGACTCCTCATTAGAAGCTGGAGCAGAAGGGGGCACAGTACTCGGAGGCCGTGGTTCAGGTATACATGAAAAAGCATCATTTTTAAATATACCGATCGAACCAGAAAAGGAAGTGGTTCTGACGTTAATACACAGAAAGAAAACAAAAGAAGTACTTCATGCCATTGAATTAGGAGTTGGGCTTAATCAATCGGGTAAGGGGATCGCTTTTGTACTAGATGTTGACCGTGTTGTAGGAATTAACCATGTCATAGACGAATTGAAACAAATAGATGAATAA